In Halomicrobium zhouii, the sequence CCCAGTGGGCGTTGCGCGAGAACCAACTCACGGCGAACAGTTCGCAGTGAGGGGGCAAAAACACGGCGAAACCGCAAGACACAAGCGGGACGAACGGATGCCGCCGCGCGCGGAAGGATCAGCCGTCGAGAGCGGCGCGCGCGTCGGCGAGTAGTTCCTGGACCGCGACCGGTTCGCCCGTCTCGCTGCTCTCGATGGCTGCCTCGACGAGCGCCACCGACTGGAGGTTGTCGTGCACGTTCGTCTCCATCGGTTCGCCGCCGTCGGAGCTTCGCTCCGAGGAGGCTCGCGTTCCGTCGGAACGCTCACCGCCGTCCAGCCACTCGAGGAACTGCCCGACGAGCCAGGTGTTCGACCAGTGCTCGCGTTCGTCCAGTGGGACCGCTTCGCCCCGCTCTCGGCCCGTCGTTCCGACGACTCCCTCTGCGTCGGCGTCGTAGGGATAGCGCGTCAGTTCCCGGCCGTCGAGTTCGAGGGTGGCGTCGCGACACTCCGCGCGGACGTAGTCGTTCCCCCAGCCGTTGAGCGTCGTCGCGTTGGCTTTCGCGCCCTCCCACGTCGCCCGGACGCCGTTCTCGAAGCGCAGCTGGACGGTGGCCTGAACGTCGCCGGCGTACTCGGCCCACTCGGGCTGCCAGGTGTCGGCGTAGAGGCGTTCGCAGGGCGCTCCGGCCATGTCCGCGAGGAAATCCAGTTGATGGACGGCACCTTCGACCATGAGCGGGTGGTCCATGTCGTGGCGGAACGCGCCCCACGTCCCGTAGGTCCTGGCGTTACAGGTGAATCGGCCGACGAGGTAGTCGAGCGGGCCGCTCGATTCGGCGCCGATCTGCCGACGCAGCGTCGTCTTGTCCCGGTCGAACCGGTGGCTCATCGTCACCCCCATCTTCGCGCCGGCGCGCTCGACTTTCTCGGCGATGCGGACGGACGCCTCCAGCGTGTCGGCGATGGGCTTCTCCGAGAGGATATCGAGGTCGTGGGCGAGGGCCGCGTCGACGACCTCCTCGTGAACCCACGGCGGGACGACGACGATACAGAAGTCGGCGTCGTGTTCGGCGACCGCCGCTTCGACGTCGGTGTAGCAGGCCTCTGCGGGCACGTCGAGGTGCTCGCGGGCGTTCGCGTGGGCCGACTCGTCCACGTCGACGGCGGCGACGACGTCGACCCGGCCGGCTTCGACGTGGGGCTGCAGGAAGGTGTCACACCAGCGAGCGCCCTGGCCACCGGTCCCGACCTGAATCGCGCGGTATGTCATACCACGCACCCGACGCCGCGCGCACAAAGCCGTGTCGGCACGTCGGCGTCACCCCGGTTCGTCACTCGCCCTCGTCGTTCTCGCCGCGGATGGGGACGTACGCGCGACCGCTGATACCGCCGAGCAGCGACTCGCGGAGCGAGAGCTGGCGTTTGAAGTCCTCGCTCCGGGCCTCCTCCACCCGACGCTCGGTCGTCTGGAAGTAGTTCACCACGGTGACGAGGGCGACGCCGCCGACGGAGTTGCCGAGCAACACCGGCAGGACGAACTCCCAGATGCCGACGGCGAGGGCGAGTTCGCCCTGGAAGACGAGGTAGACCATCTCCGTGGACGAGACGACGACGTGGTAGAGGTTGCCGAAGGGGATGGCGAGGAAGGCGACGTAGACCAGCACGAGCCGGGAGATGGTGTCCCGGGAGGCGTAGTCGACCCAGACGACGCCGGCGACGATCAGCCCGGCGAAGACGGCCTTGGCGAACAGCGTCCACCAGGCCGTGTCGATGGCCTTCTCGGCGAATCCTTCGGCCGCAGCCGCTGCCTCGGGCGTGAACACACCCGTCGAGGAGAGGAAGAACGCCCCGGCGACGCCGCCGACGAGGTTGGCGGCGAGCACGATGGCCCAGATGCCCAGCAGTGCAGGCACGCTCGCGAGACGTTCCAGGACGAGCGCGACGGGCGGCAAGGTGTTCTCGGTGAACAGCTGATAGTCACCGAGGATGATGTAGACGAAGCCGAGCGGGTAGAGGATGGCGCTCAACACGGGGTCACCGCCCGTCTTGGCCGTCATCGACGTGTACAGCAGGAAGGTGATGGTGATGGCAAAGCCCGCGGCGAGGCCGCTGAAGAACAGTTCCCGGTTGCCGACGCGAATCTCCTCGTCGGCAGCGGCGAGGATCCGCTGGAATATCTCGTCGGAGGAAAAGCGGTCGCGGACGACCGCCCCCGCGGCGGGTGCGCCGTGGCGCGACCGCTCGACTGCGTCGCGGACCTGGTTCCCCTCGGATTCGTCGGGATCAGCCATTACAGGGTTGGTATGACGAACTCCCGGAAAGGAACTTCGTTCGAGGGTGGCGAGCGAGGCAGTCGCTGGCGCTCAGTCGTGCCTGAAGGAGCGCTGGCCGGTGAAGACCATCGCCACGTCGTGTTCGTTCGCGGCCTCGACGACGGCGTCGTCGTTCTTCGACCCGCCGGGCTGGATGACGGCCTCGATGCCGGCGTCGACCGCTTCCTCGATGCCGTCCGGGAACGGGAAGAAGGCGTCAGAGGCCATGACGGCGCCCGCCGAATCCTTCCCCTCGGCGTGCTCGTCGGCCTTCATCGCGGCGAGGCGGACGGCGTCGACGCGGGAGACCTGTCCCATCCCGATGCCGACCGTCTCCGTGCCCTTGGCGAAGAGGATGCCGTTGGACTTGACGTGTTTGAGCGTGTGCCAGGCGAACAGCATCGACTCGACCTGCTCGTCGGTCGGTTCGCGCTCGGTGACGACCTCCAGGTCGTCGGCGGTGAGGTGCTGGCGGTCCCGCTCCTGGACGAGTCGCCCGCCGACGAGGGGCTTCTCGGTCAGGGTCTCCGTGGCCTCGAACTCGCCGTCGCAGTCCAGAACTCGCAGGTTCTCCTTCTCGAAGAGGACGTCCAGCGCCGCGTCGGTGTACCCCGGCGCGACGACGACTTCCTTGAACGAGTCGATTATCTGCTCGGCGGTGTCGGCGTCGCACTCCCGATTGAGCGCGACGATGCCGCCGAAGGCGCTCATCGGGTCCGTCGAGAGGGCCTTCTCGTAGGCCTCGGCGACTGTCTCGGCGGTCGCACACCCGGCCGGGTTCGTGTGTTTGATGACCGCGGCGGCGGGCTCGTCGAACTCCTTGATGAGGTTGAGCGCGCCGTCGGCGTCGTTGTAGTTGTTGTAGGACAGGGCCTTCGCGCCCTCGTTCAGCTGGTCCGCGTGGACGACGCTGGCCTCGGTCGTGGTGGGGTCGGCGTACAGCGCGGCGTCCTGGTGGGGGTTCTCCCCGTAGCGCAGGTCCGCGGCGCGGTCGTCGCTGACGAGGCGGCGCGTCGGGAACGCCCCGCCGTCGTCACCGTCGACGTCGACGGTCCCGGCCTCGAAGTCGACGTCGACGCGGCCCTCCGCGAACCACTTGACCGCTCGCGGGTAGGCGGCGAATTCGCCCTCGTAGAGCACGCGCTCCTTCAGGTCGTCTTCGTCGTCGCCCTGGTAGACGGGGATGGGTTCCTGGGTGACGACCGGGCCGCCGTCGACCGTCTCGTCGACGACGTGGACGGTACAGCCCGTGAGCTTGACGCCCGACTCGACGACCTGCTCGTGGGCGTCCATCCCGGCGAAGGAGGGGAGCAGCGAGGGGTGGACGTTCAGCGTCGTCGGCGTCGCGTCGAGGAACGTCTCGGTGAGGACGCGCATGTAGCCGTCGAGGCAGACGAGGTCGACGTCGTAGTCGGCGAGCGCGTCGACCACGCGCTCCTCGTGGGCCTCGCGTTCCTCGTCGTTCTCGCGTTCGACCACTTCGGTCGGGATGCCACGTTCGGCTGCGGCGTCGAGCACCGGTGCGTCGGCGTCGTTCGTGAGGACGACGGCGAAGGACGCGCCGCCCGGCGCGCGGTCCGCGATGTTCATCAGGTTCCGGCCGCGGTTGCTGGCCATGCCGGCGAGTTTCATGTGCGAGGACGCGGAGCGGGCGCGCAAAGTAGTTGCGAATCCACCCTCGACACAGTCGACACAGTCGGCGCACCCGGTGCAGTCGTACGGCCGAAGCCATCGCCGCGGCGTGGCACTTCGACACTGTCGACACCCGAACCATTTGACGGTGGCGGGCGTAGTCGCCCCTGTGAACGGAACTCGTCGTCACTGGGCCGCGCTCCCCGTCGTCGCGGCCGGACTCACCTGGGCTGGCTGGGCCGCCGTCGCGGCAGCCGCCGGGACGGTCGCCGACGGCGTCGCGCTCTGGCTCGTCGCGACCTCCGGCCTGTTGCTTGCCGTCGGTCTCGCCGGCGTCGTCCTCGCGTTCGACTGGGCCTACCAGTTCCCCGGTGGCGAGGGAGCCGCCCTCGCGGCCGTCGGGGCGCTCTCGTTCGCCGTCGGCCAGGCGCTCCGTCTGGTCCGCGGCGAGGGCGGGCTGACGACGTCCTTCCTCGCGCCGGGGGTCCTCGCGCTCGTGGCCGGGTCGCTCCTCCTTGCCGCCGGCCTCGTGCGCGCCCGCCGTCTCCCGCCGTGGATCGGTGTCAGCCTGTTCGTCGGGACCGTCCTGTTCCTGGGGTTCAACCGGGTCCCGGCGCTGGCACTGCCCGTCGGACTGGCCTGGGTCGCGGTCGGGAGCCACCTCTGGCGTCATCCCGACCGCCCGGCCGACCACCTCGAACCGAGCGCCGTCGGGCGGTAGCCACCCCGCTCGTCACCGCGACGACCGGTCTGTGGCGGTCAGGGACGGTCTCTCGCCGAAAATCACTACGGTGTGGCGGCCCTGTTCCAAGGTATGCGTGATCGAGATCCGGTTGCGATCGTCCTCGGCGACACCGAGGACCTGTACGACGTCGCCGAGTGGGATGCCCGGTCGATCATCGACAGGCTCTCGGTCGTCATATACGCCGTCCTGCACGGGATCAAGCGGTTCGGCCTCATCGCGCTCGCGCTGCTCCTCTTCGTGGCCCAGCTCGCGTTCGCGGGGCTGCTCGTCGTCGAGGAACCGAGGCTCGGCTTCCTGGCGGCGCTGTCCGCAGTCCCGGCGCTCTTGCTCGTCGCCTACGTCTGGTACGACGACCCCACGCGCCGGGAGCCCATCGACGCGCTCGCCATCACGTTCGTGCTCGCGGTCCTGTTCGCCAGCTTCGCCGCCGCGGTCAACTCGGTGTTCCAGGTCGTCTTCAGCTACGTCCCGGTGATCGGGATGGCGCTCTTTTTCTTCCTCGTCGTCGGCCCCATCGAGGAGACGGTGAAGTGGCTCGCCATCCGAAGCCACGCCTACGGCCGGGACGACTTCGACGCCGTCATCGACGGCGCGGTGTACGGCGCCGTCGCCGGCCTCGGCTTCGCCACTATCGAGAACGCTCTCTACATCACCCAGGGGTACCAGGCCGCAGCGGAGATGGCCGGCGTCACCCAGATCGAGCGTGCGATCGGCACGGCCACCAGCCGGGCGTTCGTCGGCCCGGGCCACGTGCTCTACTCCGCCTTCGCGGGCTACTACCTGGGGCTCGCCAAGTTCAACCGTGAGAACGCCGGCCCCATCGTCGTCAAGGGCATCCTCATCGCCGCGCTCATCCACGCCACCTACAACACGCTCGTGACGTACCTGCCGATCGATAACCTGTTCCTCTCCCTCGGCGTCATCCTCGGCTTCGACCTCATCGTCGGCTACTTCCTCTACCGGAAGCTCTCCCGGTACACGAAATACTACCACCGCGCCGAGGACGAATCGGACGCGATGGGTGCGACTGCCGAGGACGACTGATCTCTCCGGGTCTCCACGCTCGTTTCTTCTGTGAGCTGCGTCTCAGCCGCCGTCGAAGCCGGAAGATACTATGGGCACATCAGGGAAAGAGAGGGCATGGGCCGGTCCGTTTCACGCCGCCAGATTCTCTCTGCTGTCAGCCTGACGGGGCTGGGTGGCCTCTCTGGGTGTCGTCAGCTCTCTGGGACGCGAACCGAACTAGCCGGTGTTCAGCTAGTGAATCCGTATTACGGGACCGAACGCATCGACGTCCGGATCGAACAGGCCGACGAGATAGTCACAGAGGAGACTCTGCCGGTCGTTCAGGAGGAAGGTGCCGAAACGTTACCGTGTTCGTGGAAAGGTGACGGCGAAGAACCGGTCGTCGAGGCGCGACTCGCAGGTGACGGTGACTGGCAGCGGCTGGATCTGGCCGAGACTGACGAAGAGAAGGCCTTCCTCCTGGGAATCGTGAGACCTGAGTCTGGGGTTTCGTTCGTCGTCTATGGTGAAGACGATGACTTCTTCGTCGATACGTGCGCCCAGGAGGAGTAATTCCGCCGATTCGTCGTCGACGGACACGAGTTCGGAGAGCGCTGCCACAGAGTCTCTTTCGATGGATCGGTGCGTATCACACCGGTGCTCACCACCGACCGAATCCGGTCCGGGACGGGTCTTCGATGACTCGACGAACCATCCACACGGGATTCGATACGCTTTTTCGGCGGCCCGGCCCACCCTTGCGCATG encodes:
- a CDS encoding Gfo/Idh/MocA family protein: MTYRAIQVGTGGQGARWCDTFLQPHVEAGRVDVVAAVDVDESAHANAREHLDVPAEACYTDVEAAVAEHDADFCIVVVPPWVHEEVVDAALAHDLDILSEKPIADTLEASVRIAEKVERAGAKMGVTMSHRFDRDKTTLRRQIGAESSGPLDYLVGRFTCNARTYGTWGAFRHDMDHPLMVEGAVHQLDFLADMAGAPCERLYADTWQPEWAEYAGDVQATVQLRFENGVRATWEGAKANATTLNGWGNDYVRAECRDATLELDGRELTRYPYDADAEGVVGTTGRERGEAVPLDEREHWSNTWLVGQFLEWLDGGERSDGTRASSERSSDGGEPMETNVHDNLQSVALVEAAIESSETGEPVAVQELLADARAALDG
- a CDS encoding formate/nitrite transporter family protein, with translation MADPDESEGNQVRDAVERSRHGAPAAGAVVRDRFSSDEIFQRILAAADEEIRVGNRELFFSGLAAGFAITITFLLYTSMTAKTGGDPVLSAILYPLGFVYIILGDYQLFTENTLPPVALVLERLASVPALLGIWAIVLAANLVGGVAGAFFLSSTGVFTPEAAAAAEGFAEKAIDTAWWTLFAKAVFAGLIVAGVVWVDYASRDTISRLVLVYVAFLAIPFGNLYHVVVSSTEMVYLVFQGELALAVGIWEFVLPVLLGNSVGGVALVTVVNYFQTTERRVEEARSEDFKRQLSLRESLLGGISGRAYVPIRGENDEGE
- the purH gene encoding bifunctional phosphoribosylaminoimidazolecarboxamide formyltransferase/IMP cyclohydrolase, translating into MKLAGMASNRGRNLMNIADRAPGGASFAVVLTNDADAPVLDAAAERGIPTEVVERENDEEREAHEERVVDALADYDVDLVCLDGYMRVLTETFLDATPTTLNVHPSLLPSFAGMDAHEQVVESGVKLTGCTVHVVDETVDGGPVVTQEPIPVYQGDDEDDLKERVLYEGEFAAYPRAVKWFAEGRVDVDFEAGTVDVDGDDGGAFPTRRLVSDDRAADLRYGENPHQDAALYADPTTTEASVVHADQLNEGAKALSYNNYNDADGALNLIKEFDEPAAAVIKHTNPAGCATAETVAEAYEKALSTDPMSAFGGIVALNRECDADTAEQIIDSFKEVVVAPGYTDAALDVLFEKENLRVLDCDGEFEATETLTEKPLVGGRLVQERDRQHLTADDLEVVTEREPTDEQVESMLFAWHTLKHVKSNGILFAKGTETVGIGMGQVSRVDAVRLAAMKADEHAEGKDSAGAVMASDAFFPFPDGIEEAVDAGIEAVIQPGGSKNDDAVVEAANEHDVAMVFTGQRSFRHD
- a CDS encoding PrsW family intramembrane metalloprotease, encoding MRDRDPVAIVLGDTEDLYDVAEWDARSIIDRLSVVIYAVLHGIKRFGLIALALLLFVAQLAFAGLLVVEEPRLGFLAALSAVPALLLVAYVWYDDPTRREPIDALAITFVLAVLFASFAAAVNSVFQVVFSYVPVIGMALFFFLVVGPIEETVKWLAIRSHAYGRDDFDAVIDGAVYGAVAGLGFATIENALYITQGYQAAAEMAGVTQIERAIGTATSRAFVGPGHVLYSAFAGYYLGLAKFNRENAGPIVVKGILIAALIHATYNTLVTYLPIDNLFLSLGVILGFDLIVGYFLYRKLSRYTKYYHRAEDESDAMGATAEDD